A stretch of the Aegilops tauschii subsp. strangulata cultivar AL8/78 chromosome 4, Aet v6.0, whole genome shotgun sequence genome encodes the following:
- the LOC109779591 gene encoding uncharacterized protein, producing the protein MASLTPGILLKVLKHINSDVKVCGEHRSILLQVISIVPAITGSELWPDHGFFIKVSDSSHSTYVSLSKEDNELILSNKLQLGQFIYVEKVQSSVPVPVLVGVRAVPGRNPFIGNPKDLMQMSTPSGVLEALDQQRKTTKPTELSESEKENSQRKVVIKEQKAGVASRYMLGISSNNGKITNLNSSMDSDKSSNGGSSVCDANQKLVSSATKVKQEPKPQERPNITSPNNAKLASTKQEVNKDIRKNSGRPLSQNGSAVVKKQMPRDIKRESATEGSSPPKLYRSSPSTPARTSPPKLRSSPPTPGRTSPPRISVPAKANATSSPVSSVPNIKRRVTETVSWDTLPTCLVKSGKAVVRRKTIALIVAAEAQREATAAASLVKGLGIFTEILKSAEEDPHGAVNKFFQLNRLIIQQNIFWKDNSPDSGKESRPEKEKPSRKVSASQNKAAGSGTAKNPDDAYTGGKLEWAREDGFKEIRRSWIDLKRESQSWFLNFLEDALASGFKFESRGKNSTRERVRGQSKGGDGQIAVRLSQLKETSNWLDQQLQSEGAKPDDGLVETIERLKQKAYSCLLGTVETAASALESRNVCS; encoded by the exons ATGGCATCTCTTACTCCAGGGATACTGTTAAAGGTTCTCAAACATATAAACTCTGATGTGAAAGTATGTGGAGAACACCGGTCAATTCTTCTCCAAGTTATTAGCATCGTTCCTGCAATTACTGGTTCAGAACTTTGGCCAGACCATGGTTTCTTCATAAAAGTTTCAGATTCATCACACTCAACATATGTGTCTCTATCAAAGGAGGACAATGAACTCATCTTATCAAACAAACTACAACTTGGACAGTTCATATATGTTGAAAAGGTTCAGTCCAGTGTTCCTGTACCGGTTCTTGTTGGGGTCAGAGCAGTCCCAGGAAGGAACCCTTTCATTGGAAACccgaaggatttgatgcaaatgtCAACTCCCTCTGGGGTTTTGGAAGCATTGGATCAACAACGGAAAACTACCAAGCCAACTGAATTGTCTGAGAGTGAAAAGGAAAACTCTCAGAGGAAGGTAGTCATCAAAGAGCAGAAGGCTGGTGTTGCTTCCCGTTACATGCTTGGGATATCAAGCAACAACGGTAAAATTACCAATCTAAACTCTAGCATGGATAGTGACAAAAGTAGTAATGGAGGAAGTAGTGTTTGCGATGCAAACCAAAAGCTGGTCTCTAGTGCTACGAAAGTGAAACAAGAGCCAAAACCTCAG GAAAGGCCAAATATTACGTCTCCTAATAATGCCAAGTTAGCTTCTACAAAACAAGAAGTTAATAAGGACATACGCAAGAATAGTGGCAGGCCACTCAGTCAGAACGGTTCTGCTGTAGTGAAGAAGCAAATGCCAAGAGACATAAAAAGGGAATCAGCAACCGAAGGAAGCTCACCGCCAAAGCTTTATAGGAGTTCACCATCAACACCAGCGAGAACTTCACCGCCAAAGCTCAGGAGTTCACCACCAACGCCAGGGAGAACTTCACCACCGAGAATCAGCGTGCCAGCAAAGGCAAATGCTACCTCCAGTCCAGTTTCTTCTGTGCCTAATATTAAAAGAAGAGTCACAGAAACCGTGTCCTGGGATACCCTTCCAACATGCTTGGTCAAATCTGGAAAG GCGGTTGTCAGGAGGAAGACTATTGCTCTTATAGTAGCAGCAGAGGCTCAAAGGGAGGCTACTGCTGCTGCATCTCTTGTGAAAGGCCTTGG AATTTTTACCGAGATACTGAAATCCGCCGAGGAGGATCCGCATGGCGCAGTTAACAAGTTTTTTCAGCTAAACCGGCTTATCATTCAGCAAAACATTTTCTGGAAAGATAACTCGCCAGATTCTGGCAAGGAATCCAGACCAGAGAAGGAGAAGCCATCGAGGAAAGTTTCTGCATCTCAGAACAAAGCTGCTGGAAGTGGTACCGCGAAGAACCCCGACGATGCCTACACCGGCGGAAAGCTCGAATGGGCCAGAGAGGATGGCTTCAAGGAGATACGCAGGTCGTGGATCGATCTGAAAAGGGAATCACAGTCATGGTTTCTGAACTTCCTAGAAGACGCTCTTGCGTCCGGATTCAAATTTGAGAGCCGAGGGAAGAACAGCACCAGAGAACGGGTTCGAGGGCAGTCCAAGGGTGGCGACGGGCAGATCGCGGTCCGGCTGTCGCAGCTCAAGGAGACCAGCAACTGGCTTGATCAGCAGCTGCAGAGCGAGGGGGCGAAACCTGATGATGGTTTGGTCGAAACCATCGAGCGGCTGAAGCAGAAGGCCTACTCGTGCCTGCTCGGAACTGTTGAGACCGCGGCATCGGCTCTTGAAAGCAGAAACGTTTGCAGCTGA